A single Streptomyces sp. Edi2 DNA region contains:
- a CDS encoding PAS domain-containing sensor histidine kinase gives MNDLVRQHTALSDTDLEWLHLLVSEWQLLSDLSFADLVLWVPTLDGTRYVSVAQMRPNTGPTSYQDDMVGHLVPRGRRPMLDSALDEGRIVREGDPEWREEVPVRVESIPVRREGRVLGVIARNTNLLTVRTPSRLELTYLQSASDLAQMIAAGTFPFPGQQVDMDASPRAGDGLIRLDADGIVQYASPNALSAYHRLGLAADLVGHHLGQATAELAPARGPVDEALVKLASGWAPREFEVEGDEGVIQLRAIPLKPKGTHSGSLVLLRDVTELRRRERELITKDATIREIHHRVKNNLQTVAALLRLQSRRMDSEQGRDALNEAVRRVGSIAIVHETLSQTLDERVEFDEIADRVLAMVAEISPGKVTTRRTGRFGILDAEVATPLSMVLTEVLQNALEHAFDQAEHGTVEVGAVRGGSRTEPRLLVTVQDNGRGLPEGFDPHRAGNLGLQIVRTLVEGELGGKFDMVRAPERGTQVILDVPVRAEKQH, from the coding sequence ATGAACGATCTCGTACGCCAGCACACCGCTCTGAGCGACACCGACCTCGAGTGGCTCCATCTGCTGGTCTCGGAGTGGCAGCTGCTCTCCGACCTCTCCTTCGCCGATCTCGTGCTGTGGGTTCCCACCCTCGACGGCACCCGCTACGTATCGGTCGCCCAGATGCGGCCCAATACGGGCCCCACCTCCTACCAGGACGACATGGTCGGCCATCTCGTTCCCCGCGGCCGCCGTCCGATGCTGGACTCCGCCCTGGACGAGGGCCGGATCGTGCGGGAAGGCGATCCGGAGTGGCGCGAGGAGGTGCCGGTACGCGTCGAGTCCATCCCGGTGCGCCGCGAGGGCCGGGTGCTCGGTGTGATCGCCCGCAACACCAATCTGCTGACCGTGCGCACCCCCAGCCGGCTGGAGCTCACCTATCTGCAGAGTGCGTCGGATCTCGCTCAGATGATCGCTGCCGGAACGTTTCCCTTCCCCGGCCAGCAGGTCGACATGGATGCCTCGCCACGGGCCGGCGACGGACTGATCCGGCTCGACGCGGACGGCATCGTCCAGTACGCCAGCCCCAATGCGCTCTCCGCCTACCACCGGCTCGGCCTCGCCGCCGACCTGGTGGGCCATCACCTCGGCCAGGCCACCGCCGAACTGGCGCCTGCCCGCGGCCCGGTGGACGAGGCGCTGGTCAAGCTCGCCAGCGGCTGGGCCCCCAGGGAATTCGAGGTCGAGGGTGACGAAGGCGTCATTCAATTGCGCGCCATTCCGCTCAAACCGAAGGGAACGCACAGCGGTTCACTGGTTTTGCTGCGCGATGTGACCGAACTGAGACGTCGCGAACGGGAACTGATCACCAAGGACGCCACCATCCGGGAAATCCACCACCGGGTGAAGAACAATTTGCAGACGGTCGCCGCACTGCTGCGGTTGCAGTCGCGCCGGATGGATTCCGAACAGGGCCGCGACGCCCTCAACGAGGCCGTGCGCAGGGTCGGTTCGATCGCGATCGTGCACGAGACGCTGTCCCAGACCCTCGACGAACGGGTCGAGTTCGACGAGATCGCGGACCGGGTGCTGGCCATGGTCGCGGAGATCTCCCCGGGCAAGGTGACCACCCGCCGCACCGGGCGCTTCGGCATCCTGGACGCCGAGGTGGCCACCCCGCTGTCGATGGTGCTCACCGAGGTGCTGCAGAACGCCCTGGAGCACGCCTTCGACCAGGCGGAGCACGGCACGGTCGAGGTCGGCGCGGTGCGCGGCGGCAGCCGTACCGAGCCGCGGCTGCTGGTCACCGTCCAGGACAACGGCCGCGGCCTGCCCGAGGGCTTCGATCCGCACCGTGCCGGAAACCTGGGGCTGCAGATCGTACGGACCCTGGTGGAAGGGGAGTTGGGCGGAAAGTTCGACATGGTGCGGGCGCCCGAGCGGGGTACCCAGGTCATCCTCGACGTACCGGTACGTGCCGAGAAGCAGCACTGA
- a CDS encoding WhiB family transcriptional regulator, with the protein MDWRHRAVCREEDPELFFPIGNTGPALLQIEEAKAVCRRCPVMEQCLQWALESGQDSGVWGGLSEDERRAMKRRAARNRARNASA; encoded by the coding sequence ATGGACTGGCGTCACCGCGCCGTTTGCCGCGAAGAAGACCCCGAGCTCTTCTTCCCTATCGGCAACACCGGTCCTGCGCTCCTGCAGATCGAGGAAGCCAAGGCCGTCTGCCGCCGCTGCCCCGTCATGGAGCAGTGCCTGCAGTGGGCGCTCGAGTCCGGCCAGGACTCCGGCGTCTGGGGTGGTCTGAGCGAGGACGAGCGCCGCGCGATGAAGCGCCGTGCCGCTCGTAACCGGGCGCGCAACGCCAGCGCCTGA
- a CDS encoding diacylglycerol kinase family protein, with the protein MRALLVVNPAATTTSARTREVLTHALASDLKLEVAQTQYRGHARDLARQATESGETDLVVALGGDGTVNEVVNGLLANGPDPDSHPRLAVVPGGSTNVFARALGLPNDVVEATGALLDALRDGSERTIGLGLAAGTPGTEDEGVPERWFTFCAGFGFDAGVVGRVEQQRERGKRSTHALYVRQVVRQFLVEANRRRGILTLERPGGTEGTAERVEDLALAIICNTAPWTYLGNRPIYPSPEASFDTGLDLFALSKLSPPAVTRYVTQLLASTPERGPRGKHALSLHDLTNFTLHSQVPLPFQMDGDHLGLRTSVTFTGVRRALRVIV; encoded by the coding sequence ATGCGCGCACTTCTCGTGGTCAATCCCGCAGCAACCACCACCAGTGCCCGCACCCGTGAGGTACTCACCCACGCGCTCGCCAGCGACCTCAAGCTGGAGGTCGCACAGACGCAGTACCGCGGGCATGCCCGTGATCTTGCCCGGCAGGCCACCGAGAGCGGGGAGACCGACCTGGTGGTGGCGCTCGGCGGCGACGGCACGGTCAACGAGGTCGTCAACGGCCTGCTGGCCAATGGCCCCGATCCGGACTCCCATCCCCGGCTGGCCGTCGTCCCCGGCGGGTCCACCAATGTCTTCGCCCGCGCGCTCGGGCTGCCCAATGACGTCGTGGAGGCCACCGGCGCCCTGCTGGACGCGCTGCGCGACGGCAGCGAGCGCACGATCGGCCTGGGGCTGGCCGCGGGCACACCGGGGACCGAGGACGAGGGCGTACCGGAGCGCTGGTTCACCTTCTGCGCCGGCTTCGGTTTCGACGCCGGCGTCGTCGGCCGGGTCGAGCAGCAGCGCGAACGCGGCAAGCGTTCGACCCACGCCCTGTACGTGCGACAGGTCGTACGGCAGTTCCTGGTCGAGGCGAACCGCCGGCGGGGCATCCTCACCCTCGAACGCCCTGGCGGGACCGAGGGCACAGCGGAGCGCGTCGAGGACCTCGCGCTGGCCATAATCTGCAACACCGCCCCGTGGACCTACCTGGGCAATCGGCCGATCTACCCGTCCCCGGAAGCCTCGTTCGACACGGGCCTGGATCTGTTCGCACTGAGCAAGCTCTCCCCGCCCGCAGTGACCCGGTATGTCACCCAGCTGCTGGCGTCAACACCCGAGCGCGGACCCCGGGGCAAGCACGCACTCTCACTTCACGACCTCACGAACTTCACCTTGCATTCGCAGGTCCCCCTGCCGTTCCAGATGGACGGTGACCACCTGGGGCTGCGTACGAGTGTGACGTTCACAGGCGTTCGCCGTGCACTGCGTGTGATTGTGTGA